The following coding sequences are from one Litorilinea aerophila window:
- a CDS encoding EF-Tu C-terminal domain-related protein yields the protein ALETGSRFAIREGGRTVGAGVITEILK from the coding sequence TGGCGTTGGAGACGGGGAGCCGGTTTGCCATTCGGGAAGGTGGGCGCACCGTCGGTGCCGGCGTCATCACCGAGATCCTGAAGTAA